Proteins encoded by one window of Chryseobacterium foetidum:
- a CDS encoding response regulator, whose product MLNLILPANEEDRLKKLEFFDLLNLGKDPQFDVFAETACLIADCPASLISIMDRKTQNIQSCIGMDIDSVERENTVCQYSIASGEIVIINDTLLDSRSQQNPLIAEGGIRFYVGIPFFDEENFALGTICVIDYKPRVITEKQITALKKLSDVISKLLTAKRKATYAEYFQQIFNISNNLICVLDDELKFKDFNPEVVKIFSLEKERLKGLDFTGIFGEADKDLSNLKDMMREAHEVSFTTSKVIEDGSSVVVEWVLKPNQEISEIFCFGTNITMQIEEKGRLASSERRFRSFFENAIGLMSMHDMDGNILAVNEKGRETLRYSSDEVKDLNLRDLVPEKNWPSLNEYLERINKQKEDFGTMILRSKTGVEQVWMYHNLVETDEDVKPYVISTALNVTERMALEKDLIHTKKMLEQTSSVAQVGGWEVNLKKNTLFWSQSTKEIHKINDDYQPDLENAMGFYTEDSREKVEHLFHRAVKEGIPYDDEFQLIRNDGVTIWVRVKAIPEFEGDVCTRVFGIIQDIDVFKKMFLDIAKKEAMMQSFVTYVPAAAAMFDRDLNYISVSSKWKDEFQMNDLDIIGKNLFVISPNIPVERKEIYHAALQGKTYINEDFAIQLDGKDEIQHLDLRVGPWYLSDNEIGGVIVSVQDITTAVKINEELKNAKNMADIASRAKSEFLANMSHEIRTPLNGVIGFSDLLLRTDLNDIQTQYLNYINESGENLLNIINDILDFSKIESGKMELLIEESDVYEMVSQVINVILYQSQKKNIELLLNIEQGLPKTLLLDEARLKQILINLLGNAVKFTEKGEIELKVEKLRMDDSNIVLRFSVRDTGIGIPVEKQKHIFDAFTQENSSISKRYGGTGLGLTISNNILGYMGSHLSLSSVPDRGSVFFFDIEIPYEVSKSNEDDDLAIKKVLVVDDNEANRIILQHMLNYKNIESTLAANGMEALQILLAGDRFDAILMDYHMPVISGLETVTKIRELFTEKSETSPLVILHTSSEEHDVISSFRKEDDSYFLLKPIKSDDLYKLLRRVSQLNVTEVSAPKNLEKDHFSFMKNLEVLLVDDNPVNMVLNNRLMKSLIPDVQLTEAVNGLEALEECMQKDFSIILMDVQMPVMNGIEATQKIRHLPGYENVPIIGVTAGNVLGEKEKCLESGMNDFLPKPLRQADLLEMLKKYIGIEKDRDVIAEIVPEEFINTEMLREQIGDDENFKKIFLDLVIKELTQTKDDIGVAAAEKDATAAKMILHKLKGTAGTAGLFRLSESALHWENKSDRDIDFRDMEKEISTEITIGLDIIKDLIN is encoded by the coding sequence ATGTTAAATTTAATCCTTCCTGCAAATGAGGAAGATAGATTGAAAAAATTAGAGTTTTTTGATCTTCTCAACCTGGGAAAAGATCCACAATTTGATGTTTTTGCAGAAACTGCGTGCCTGATAGCTGATTGTCCTGCCTCATTAATTTCAATAATGGATAGAAAAACACAGAATATCCAGAGTTGTATCGGTATGGATATCGATTCTGTTGAGCGGGAGAATACGGTTTGTCAATATTCAATTGCAAGTGGGGAAATTGTCATTATTAATGATACGCTATTGGACAGCAGATCCCAACAAAATCCATTAATTGCAGAAGGAGGAATAAGATTTTATGTAGGAATACCATTTTTTGATGAAGAAAATTTTGCTCTGGGAACAATTTGTGTGATTGACTATAAGCCCCGAGTAATTACAGAAAAGCAGATTACTGCACTCAAAAAGCTGTCAGATGTTATTTCTAAACTTTTAACCGCAAAGAGAAAAGCAACTTATGCGGAATATTTTCAGCAGATCTTTAACATATCGAATAATCTAATTTGTGTTTTGGATGACGAATTGAAGTTTAAAGATTTCAATCCAGAAGTTGTGAAAATTTTCTCTTTAGAAAAAGAAAGATTGAAAGGGCTCGATTTTACCGGGATTTTTGGTGAAGCGGATAAAGATCTTTCAAACTTGAAAGATATGATGAGGGAAGCTCACGAAGTCTCTTTTACGACCTCTAAAGTAATTGAAGACGGAAGTTCGGTAGTCGTGGAGTGGGTACTAAAACCCAATCAGGAAATTTCTGAAATCTTCTGCTTCGGAACCAACATCACCATGCAGATTGAAGAGAAAGGCCGTTTGGCAAGCTCGGAACGACGTTTCAGAAGCTTTTTCGAAAATGCAATCGGTCTGATGAGTATGCATGATATGGACGGAAACATTCTTGCGGTAAATGAAAAAGGTAGGGAAACGCTGCGGTATTCCAGTGATGAAGTGAAGGATCTGAACCTTCGTGATCTAGTTCCTGAAAAAAACTGGCCTTCTTTAAATGAATACCTCGAACGCATCAATAAACAGAAAGAAGACTTTGGAACCATGATTCTGAGGTCTAAAACAGGTGTTGAGCAGGTATGGATGTATCACAACCTGGTGGAAACTGACGAGGACGTAAAGCCGTACGTGATTAGTACGGCACTAAATGTCACCGAACGAATGGCTTTGGAAAAAGATCTGATTCATACCAAAAAAATGCTTGAACAGACAAGTTCCGTAGCCCAGGTCGGTGGTTGGGAAGTGAATCTGAAAAAAAACACCCTTTTTTGGTCGCAGAGTACGAAAGAAATTCATAAAATAAATGACGACTATCAACCTGATCTCGAAAACGCCATGGGTTTTTATACAGAAGACAGCAGGGAAAAAGTTGAACATCTGTTTCACAGAGCAGTAAAAGAGGGAATTCCTTACGATGATGAATTTCAGCTCATCCGCAATGACGGAGTTACAATTTGGGTAAGGGTAAAAGCAATTCCTGAATTTGAAGGCGATGTTTGCACAAGAGTTTTCGGTATCATTCAGGACATTGATGTTTTCAAGAAAATGTTTCTTGATATTGCAAAAAAGGAAGCCATGATGCAATCTTTTGTAACGTATGTTCCTGCAGCTGCTGCGATGTTCGACAGAGACCTTAATTATATTTCTGTAAGCAGCAAATGGAAAGATGAATTTCAAATGAATGACCTTGATATCATCGGAAAAAATCTCTTTGTGATTTCACCAAACATTCCGGTGGAGCGCAAAGAAATTTATCACGCCGCTCTGCAGGGTAAGACATACATCAATGAAGATTTCGCAATTCAACTTGATGGTAAGGATGAAATTCAGCATTTAGACCTGAGAGTTGGACCATGGTATCTGTCTGATAATGAAATTGGAGGTGTCATTGTCTCTGTACAGGATATCACCACAGCTGTGAAGATCAACGAAGAGCTTAAGAATGCCAAGAATATGGCTGATATTGCAAGTAGGGCAAAATCTGAGTTTCTCGCCAACATGAGCCATGAAATCCGAACTCCGCTGAATGGAGTTATTGGTTTTTCAGATCTTCTTTTGAGAACAGATCTTAATGATATTCAGACACAATACCTTAATTATATAAATGAATCCGGAGAAAACCTTCTCAACATTATCAATGATATTCTTGATTTTTCTAAAATAGAATCCGGTAAAATGGAACTTTTGATTGAAGAAAGTGATGTTTATGAAATGGTGAGTCAGGTTATTAATGTCATTCTTTATCAGTCTCAGAAAAAAAATATTGAACTTCTTTTGAATATAGAACAAGGTCTGCCAAAAACCCTTTTGCTTGATGAGGCAAGATTAAAGCAAATCCTTATTAACCTTCTCGGTAATGCCGTAAAATTTACTGAAAAAGGTGAAATTGAACTTAAGGTAGAAAAGTTGCGTATGGATGACAGTAATATTGTTCTGAGATTTTCTGTACGGGATACGGGAATAGGAATACCTGTGGAAAAGCAGAAACATATTTTTGACGCATTTACTCAGGAAAACAGCTCTATCAGTAAACGTTATGGCGGTACAGGTCTTGGCCTTACCATATCAAACAATATTTTGGGATATATGGGCAGCCACTTGTCGCTGAGCAGTGTACCTGACAGAGGTTCTGTATTTTTCTTTGACATTGAAATTCCTTATGAAGTATCAAAATCAAATGAGGATGACGATCTCGCTATAAAAAAAGTACTTGTGGTGGATGATAATGAAGCAAACAGAATCATTCTGCAACACATGCTTAACTATAAAAATATAGAATCCACTCTGGCTGCCAACGGAATGGAAGCCTTACAGATTTTGCTTGCAGGCGACCGTTTCGATGCGATACTGATGGACTATCATATGCCGGTAATTTCCGGTCTGGAGACCGTTACAAAGATCAGAGAATTATTTACCGAAAAAAGCGAGACTTCACCACTCGTAATTCTTCACACTTCTTCTGAGGAGCATGACGTGATTAGTTCTTTCCGTAAGGAAGATGATTCTTACTTTCTCTTAAAGCCCATTAAATCTGATGATCTTTACAAACTTCTCAGACGTGTTTCACAGCTAAATGTTACAGAAGTTTCTGCACCTAAAAATTTGGAGAAGGATCATTTTTCCTTTATGAAAAATCTCGAAGTTCTTTTAGTAGATGATAATCCGGTAAATATGGTTTTGAATAACCGGCTGATGAAATCACTGATACCAGATGTACAGCTAACAGAAGCGGTAAACGGTTTGGAGGCATTGGAAGAATGTATGCAAAAAGATTTTTCAATCATTCTTATGGATGTTCAGATGCCTGTGATGAACGGGATTGAAGCTACACAAAAGATCCGCCACCTGCCAGGATACGAAAATGTGCCAATTATAGGAGTTACGGCAGGAAATGTATTGGGAGAAAAAGAGAAGTGTCTGGAGTCGGGTATGAATGATTTTCTTCCGAAACCTTTACGTCAGGCAGATCTGTTGGAGATGCTCAAAAAATATATTGGCATTGAAAAAGATAGGGACGTTATAGCTGAAATCGTTCCTGAGGAATTTATAAATACGGAAATGCTCAGGGAGCAGATTGGTGATGATGAAAATTTCAAAAAAATATTTTTAGATCTTGTCATTAAAGAACTTACACAAACAAAAGATGATATAGGTGTTGCAGCAGCTGAAAAAGATGCCACGGCGGCCAAAATGATTCTACACAAACTTAAGGGTACTGCAGGAACTGCAGGTCTTTTCAGACTTTCGGAATCTGCATTGCACTGGGAGAACAAAAGCGATCGGGATATAGATTTTAGAGATATGGAGAAAGAAATTAGTACAGAAATTACTATAGGATTGGATATCATAAAAGATTTAATAAATTAA